In the genome of Leeuwenhoekiella sp. MAR_2009_132, one region contains:
- a CDS encoding CDP-alcohol phosphatidyltransferase family protein yields the protein MSKLPKKYAFTDLSDYGRAGGRFIASNLKDTSFTPIHITTAFICAGIAAVFCIHYGLHGAAALLLILKSILDAADGELARIKNTPSYTGRYYDSIADIILNFLILIAIAQATQTPLWFALLAFLGLQLQGTLYNYYYVILRNRHNGDTTSRVFENVTPLALSGENQATVNSMFLMYTILYSAFDKAIYWLDPKAIQGTKLPGWFMTAVSVFGLGFQLLVISLLLFLRLEIYIIPTLLAMTLLIPVFIGVRKLL from the coding sequence ATGTCTAAACTACCTAAAAAGTACGCGTTTACAGATCTATCTGATTATGGTCGTGCAGGCGGACGATTTATTGCAAGTAATCTAAAAGACACTTCATTTACACCTATTCATATCACAACTGCTTTTATATGTGCAGGTATAGCAGCTGTATTTTGCATTCATTATGGGCTTCATGGTGCTGCAGCACTCCTATTAATACTAAAATCTATTCTTGACGCTGCAGACGGTGAACTTGCGCGCATAAAAAACACCCCATCTTATACCGGGCGTTATTACGATTCTATTGCAGATATTATTTTAAATTTTTTGATTTTAATTGCTATTGCACAAGCAACACAAACACCACTTTGGTTTGCGCTTTTAGCTTTTTTAGGTCTTCAACTGCAGGGTACACTTTACAATTATTACTATGTAATTCTACGCAACAGGCATAATGGAGACACCACAAGCCGCGTTTTTGAGAATGTTACGCCTTTAGCATTATCAGGCGAAAATCAAGCAACAGTAAACTCGATGTTTTTAATGTACACCATTTTATACAGCGCTTTTGACAAAGCCATTTACTGGCTCGACCCTAAAGCAATACAAGGCACAAAATTACCGGGCTGGTTTATGACTGCCGTATCTGTGTTTGGCCTGGGCTTTCAACTGTTGGTAATAAGTTTACTCTTGTTTTTGAGATTAGAAATTTACATCATCCCTACACTCTTAGCAATGACGCTGCTAATCCCTGTATTTATTGGAGTTCGTAAATTATTATAA